In a single window of the Deltaproteobacteria bacterium genome:
- a CDS encoding urease subunit beta gives MIPGEIFPAEGSITLNAGRPTTTVRVINTGDRPVQVGSHYHFFEVNRALRFDRAAAFGLRLDVPSGTAVRFEPGEDKEVTLVPFAGQRRILGLNSLTDGDVTDIGVRQRALQAVGEQGFLTKP, from the coding sequence ATGATTCCAGGAGAAATTTTTCCGGCGGAGGGCAGTATTACTCTCAATGCAGGGCGACCGACCACCACGGTGCGCGTCATCAACACCGGTGACCGTCCGGTACAAGTCGGATCGCACTATCATTTCTTTGAGGTCAATCGCGCGCTGCGTTTTGATCGTGCCGCGGCATTCGGTCTGCGCCTCGATGTTCCTTCGGGGACGGCGGTACGTTTTGAACCCGGTGAGGACAAAGAAGTCACGCTCGTACCGTTTGCTGGTCAGCGTCGTATCCTTGGGTTGAATAGTCTCACCGATGGAGACGTTACCGATATCGGCGTACGACAGCGTGCGTTACAGGCTGTGGGGGAGCAGGGGTTTTTAACGAAGCCGTAG